From a single Marinitoga sp. 38H-ov genomic region:
- a CDS encoding DNA-directed RNA polymerase subunit beta', protein MGKMTSSFKRKIAKIKVGIASPERIREWSSGEVKKPETINHRTFKPERDGLFCEKIFGPVKDYECTCGRYKGKKYEGTVCERCGVKVESKESRRRKMGHIELAAPVVHIWFLKSSPSILSILLNIPVKELENIIYYGSKRVVEKIWLITDPKDSDLFDYGDMLHNTEYEIFKEKMDFEVEQAVKVLHVKEKPTAKRSGVVSIETEYSNAKHEIIWVKIKDESGVEEKWPLFEGATLFVENGDEVEEGTQLADTFLYEDEILTASEYLIFEQFYPSAIEIERDIERDTPILVITNIDPEVEKEIGKGVGSTLLQEEYEAYKELYDDEITADYGGEAIKKLLKAIDLHDLKIEIEAELAKLDKKSAKALKLLKRLKVVKDFIKSGNKPEWMIIEALPVVPPDIRPLIQIDGGRFAATDLNDLYRRVINRNNRLLKLFEIEAPEIIIRNEKRILQQAVDSLIYNGRVGKAMTDRSGRPLRSLTDLIKGKKGRFRRNLLGKRVDYSGRAVITVGPDLKIHECGLPKKMAMELFKPFVLNKLLKDSNASSKNARKLKKTIIEKEMPEAWEMLEEVIKGHPVLLNRAPTLHRISIQAFIPRLIEGHSIQLHPLVCPPFNADFDGDQMAVHVPLSNIAQAEAKFLMLSRYNIISPANGKPISMPGKDMIAGVYYLTTVDQEYFNSKELPSSPKDLLEKNDKIKYVFSDEFQAFYIHEYEKIVKHEVIVEDGELKWSKPVLNLHEPIGLYLDNKLIKTTVGRLIFKEIIPDPIGRFNPDFNKIYKKKEIKNLIFDTFKYHGIDRTADLLDDIKHLGFHYATISGLTISVRDIVEPKERLEIIKASEEKVMEIEKYYEEGYLTDDERYKEVVKIWEKTIDAVTEVTSKEFRKYPFNPVWMMVDSGARGNIDQLKQLAGMRGLMADPSGKVIELPIKSNFRNGLSELEFFISTHGARKGSADTALRTSTAGYLTRRLVDVAQSITVTEPDCGTEKGIEARELIADGLKIENLEDYLFGRVLAKDVLDPKTEEIIIHPETGKKYIKDVMLDEEDSAFLANYMTKIPVVEIKSIDIDDINLYIYNVLNKDVYVDGELLFSKGTEIDKDVLISLKQHNIKTVDIKEYKAVNFVFVGDNLKVEDENGKLITLVNYQEKIDADTARKLERYNITEIEVRPSIYVRSILTCESEHGVCAKCYGMDLSSHKVVNIGESVGIIAAQSIGEPGTQLTMRTFHTGGIATTGDITQGLPRAEELFEARKNLKGPEAEFSTVKGIVRKIDRDEKGRLIIIVEDLKGELHTYTADPKVKPTVSEGDKVIPGYRLTSGNIKPRRLLEELGAEVTFDYLLKEIKKIYAEQGVEIHDKHFEIIIKQMFNKVEITYAGDTEFMPKDLVSLKSVEKANKKIYEENKMIEQNREDIIGKKLAEKITIKTDEGKELLGEIGDEVTEELLNKLINAGLKEIEVFKNEPQLLETEDGELRLAGEKKLYLINPKEPARFERKLLRITKSSLEREGWLGAASFQQTVQVLTEASLEGKEDFLLGLKENVIVGQPIPAGTGLKHYLESEISVFELPTYPTEESQSEESAAS, encoded by the coding sequence ATGGGTAAAATGACATCATCTTTCAAAAGAAAAATTGCAAAAATTAAAGTTGGTATTGCTTCTCCAGAAAGAATAAGAGAATGGTCAAGTGGAGAAGTAAAAAAACCAGAAACTATTAATCACAGAACATTTAAACCAGAAAGAGATGGTTTGTTCTGTGAAAAAATCTTTGGGCCTGTTAAGGATTATGAATGTACTTGTGGAAGGTATAAAGGGAAAAAATATGAGGGTACAGTCTGTGAAAGATGCGGAGTTAAAGTAGAGTCTAAAGAATCACGAAGAAGAAAAATGGGGCACATTGAATTAGCAGCTCCTGTTGTTCATATTTGGTTCTTGAAGTCATCTCCATCTATTTTGTCTATATTATTAAATATACCAGTGAAAGAATTAGAAAACATAATTTACTACGGATCAAAAAGGGTTGTTGAAAAAATTTGGTTGATTACCGATCCGAAAGATTCTGATTTATTCGATTATGGAGATATGCTTCACAATACAGAATATGAAATTTTTAAAGAAAAAATGGATTTTGAAGTAGAACAAGCTGTAAAGGTTCTTCATGTAAAAGAAAAACCAACAGCTAAAAGAAGTGGTGTTGTAAGTATTGAGACTGAATATTCGAATGCAAAGCATGAAATTATATGGGTTAAGATTAAGGATGAAAGTGGAGTTGAAGAAAAGTGGCCTTTATTTGAAGGAGCTACTTTATTTGTTGAAAATGGTGATGAAGTAGAAGAGGGCACACAATTAGCAGATACTTTCTTATACGAAGATGAAATTTTAACAGCAAGTGAATATTTAATTTTTGAACAATTCTACCCATCTGCTATAGAAATTGAAAGAGATATAGAAAGAGATACTCCTATACTAGTAATTACAAATATAGATCCTGAAGTTGAGAAAGAAATTGGAAAAGGTGTAGGAAGCACATTGTTACAAGAAGAATATGAAGCATATAAGGAATTATATGATGATGAAATTACAGCTGATTATGGTGGAGAAGCAATAAAAAAATTATTAAAAGCAATCGATTTACATGATTTAAAAATTGAAATAGAAGCTGAATTAGCAAAACTGGATAAAAAAAGTGCTAAAGCATTAAAATTATTAAAGAGATTAAAGGTAGTAAAAGATTTCATAAAATCTGGAAATAAACCTGAATGGATGATTATTGAGGCATTACCAGTTGTTCCACCTGATATTAGACCTTTAATTCAAATTGATGGTGGTAGATTTGCTGCTACTGACTTAAATGATTTATATAGAAGAGTAATAAATAGGAATAATAGATTATTAAAATTATTTGAAATAGAGGCTCCTGAAATAATAATTAGAAATGAAAAAAGAATATTGCAACAAGCAGTAGACTCATTAATATATAATGGTCGTGTTGGAAAAGCAATGACTGATAGGAGCGGAAGACCTTTAAGATCATTAACTGATTTAATTAAAGGTAAAAAAGGTAGATTTAGAAGGAATCTACTTGGAAAACGTGTTGACTATTCAGGAAGGGCCGTTATTACAGTTGGTCCGGATTTAAAAATCCATGAATGTGGATTGCCAAAGAAAATGGCTATGGAATTATTTAAACCTTTTGTTCTAAATAAACTATTAAAAGATTCTAATGCGTCAAGTAAAAATGCAAGAAAATTAAAGAAAACAATTATTGAGAAAGAAATGCCAGAAGCTTGGGAAATGCTTGAAGAAGTTATTAAAGGACATCCTGTATTATTAAATAGGGCTCCTACATTACATAGAATTTCTATTCAAGCATTTATTCCAAGATTAATTGAAGGGCACTCTATTCAATTACATCCATTGGTATGTCCACCATTTAACGCTGATTTTGATGGTGACCAAATGGCTGTTCATGTTCCATTATCAAATATAGCTCAAGCTGAAGCAAAATTCTTAATGTTATCAAGATATAATATTATATCGCCTGCAAATGGAAAACCTATATCCATGCCAGGTAAAGATATGATAGCAGGTGTATATTATTTAACTACAGTTGATCAAGAGTATTTTAATTCAAAAGAATTACCATCTTCTCCAAAGGATTTATTAGAAAAAAATGATAAAATAAAATATGTTTTTTCTGATGAGTTTCAAGCATTTTATATTCATGAATATGAAAAAATAGTAAAACATGAAGTTATAGTTGAAGATGGAGAATTAAAGTGGTCAAAACCAGTATTAAATTTACATGAACCTATAGGATTATATTTAGATAATAAATTGATTAAAACAACAGTTGGTAGATTAATATTTAAGGAAATAATACCTGATCCAATTGGAAGATTTAATCCTGACTTTAATAAAATATATAAAAAGAAAGAAATTAAAAACTTAATATTTGATACATTTAAATATCATGGAATAGATAGAACAGCGGATTTATTAGATGATATAAAACATCTAGGATTCCACTATGCTACAATTTCTGGATTAACTATATCTGTAAGAGATATTGTTGAACCTAAAGAAAGATTAGAGATTATAAAGGCTTCAGAAGAAAAAGTAATGGAAATAGAAAAATATTATGAGGAAGGTTATTTAACAGATGATGAAAGATATAAAGAAGTAGTTAAAATATGGGAAAAAACAATAGATGCAGTTACAGAAGTTACAAGTAAAGAATTTAGAAAATATCCATTTAATCCAGTTTGGATGATGGTTGATTCTGGAGCTAGAGGTAATATTGACCAATTAAAGCAACTTGCTGGTATGAGAGGTCTTATGGCTGATCCATCTGGTAAAGTTATTGAGTTACCTATTAAATCTAACTTTAGAAATGGTTTATCAGAATTAGAATTCTTTATTTCTACACATGGTGCTAGAAAAGGTTCTGCAGATACAGCTCTAAGAACTTCTACAGCAGGTTATTTAACAAGAAGATTGGTAGATGTTGCTCAATCTATTACAGTAACAGAACCAGATTGTGGAACAGAAAAAGGTATTGAAGCTAGAGAATTAATTGCAGACGGTTTGAAAATAGAGAATCTTGAAGATTATTTATTTGGTAGAGTATTAGCAAAGGATGTATTAGATCCAAAAACTGAAGAAATAATTATACATCCGGAAACTGGTAAAAAATATATTAAAGATGTTATGTTAGATGAGGAAGATTCTGCATTTTTAGCAAATTATATGACAAAAATACCAGTAGTAGAAATTAAAAGTATAGATATTGATGATATTAATTTATACATATATAATGTATTAAATAAAGATGTTTATGTTGATGGAGAATTATTATTCTCAAAAGGTACAGAAATAGATAAAGATGTATTAATATCATTAAAACAACATAATATAAAGACAGTAGATATAAAAGAATATAAAGCAGTTAACTTTGTTTTTGTAGGAGATAATTTAAAGGTAGAAGATGAAAATGGAAAATTAATTACATTAGTAAATTATCAAGAAAAAATAGATGCTGATACAGCAAGAAAATTAGAAAGATATAATATTACTGAAATAGAAGTTAGACCATCTATATATGTTAGATCAATATTAACTTGTGAATCAGAACATGGAGTTTGTGCAAAATGTTATGGAATGGATTTATCAAGTCATAAAGTTGTAAATATAGGAGAATCTGTAGGTATAATTGCTGCACAATCAATTGGGGAACCAGGTACACAGCTAACAATGAGAACATTCCATACTGGTGGTATTGCAACAACTGGTGATATTACCCAAGGTCTTCCTAGAGCAGAAGAATTATTTGAAGCTAGAAAGAATTTAAAAGGTCCTGAAGCTGAATTTTCAACAGTAAAAGGTATTGTTAGAAAAATAGACAGAGACGAAAAGGGAAGATTAATAATTATAGTTGAAGATTTAAAAGGAGAATTACATACTTATACAGCAGATCCAAAAGTTAAACCAACAGTATCTGAAGGAGATAAAGTTATACCTGGATACAGGTTAACTTCCGGAAATATTAAACCTAGAAGATTATTAGAGGAATTAGGAGCTGAAGTAACTTTTGATTATTTATTAAAAGAAATTAAGAAAATTTATGCTGAACAAGGTGTTGAAATTCATGATAAACATTTCGAAATAATTATTAAACAAATGTTTAATAAGGTTGAAATAACATATGCTGGAGATACAGAATTTATGCCAAAAGATTTAGTAAGTTTAAAATCAGTAGAAAAGGCTAATAAGAAGATATATGAAGAAAATAAAATGATTGAACAAAATAGAGAAGATATAATTGGTAAAAAATTAGCTGAAAAAATAACGATAAAAACTGATGAAGGTAAAGAGTTGTTAGGTGAAATTGGTGATGAAGTAACAGAAGAACTATTAAATAAATTAATAAATGCAGGATTAAAAGAAATAGAAGTATTTAAAAATGAACCACAATTATTAGAAACTGAAGATGGTGAATTAAGATTAGCGGGAGAAAAGAAATTATATTTAATTAATCCAAAAGAACCTGCGAGATTTGAAAGAAAATTATTAAGAATTACTAAATCATCACTTGAAAGAGAAGGTTGGTTAGGTGCAGCTTCATTCCAACAAACCGTTCAAGTATTAACCGAAGCCTCATTAGAAGGTAAAGAAGATTTCTTGTTAGGTTTAAAAGAAAACGTTATTGTTGGGCAGCCAATACCAGCTGGAACAGGATTAAAACATTATTTAGAATCAGAAATATCCGTATTCGAATTACCAACATATCCAACAGAAGAATCACAATCAGAAGAAAGCGCTGCATCATAA
- a CDS encoding DNA-directed RNA polymerase subunit beta, with translation MNTRVLKVGKRERHFFGKVKEDMSLFHDLLEIQLDSFDWFVKYGVKEVLDKYSPITVELKGKRKNKISLEFIDVWTEEPTFEEMECKEKGLSYTVPLKSRIRITDHSTGEIIEPSDSLFFGNIPKITDRSTFIINGAERVVVNQLVRSPGVYFVSEEQKSVKQTKPYFVAHFLPVKGAWLEIIYNPNPGKDFLQIRIDRKRKFNYFLFLRALGFDSDLAILDLYPKKINLNYNITEYLEKNVTILSDIKIPESSDLHKESKTYRGLRITEKIVDELLELGISEITVAHIVAQNTLDLFKRTYESEDSILTPEDAYKELFKKLRPGEIPRVNIATDYINNLYFNPNTFDFSMIGRKKIVNRMEDVYKKYLKEVEGREIEKGEDIEYPNKDERILTKLDLILASRHLLEMKENPELLDTRDHLGNKRVRSVGELMQIEFERSFSKMLPIMSEKLSIIPNIQKLNPNTLVNSRAIMTTINQFFATSQLSQFMDQVNPLSELTHKRRLSAIGPGGLKREHAKFEVRDVHHSHYGRMCPIETPEGANIGLITSLAILARVDEFGFLETPYYKVKDGKVLYDKGVYWLTADQEEEKIIAPASVDVDENGEIKSEYVEIRHGGKVTYVHKRDVEFIAVTPKQIVSVSTSLIPFLEHDDANRALMGSNMQRQAVPLMITEAPFVGTGVEWLAARDSGYVIKAKHKGRVSYVDAKTIIINRIDEKGNEILDKYGKPVQDKYTLWKFIRSNQDTTINQRPIVEMNEIVEKNAPIADGPAIDMGELALGKNILVAFMPWEGYNFEDAILVNEELLERDSFTSLHIEVYETKAMDTQLGPEEITADIPNVKKESLRNLDEHGIVRVGAYVTSGDILVGKVTPRGESETSPEEKLIRSVFGDRGKDVKDTSLTLPHGIEGRVIDVKVYTRKDIPDLETGVNQYVKVYIASKKTLNVGDKLAGRHGNKGVVSNILRKEDMPFLPNGKPIEMILSPLGVPSRMNLGQVLEMHLGWLAKLTGRHFATPIFDGAKEKEIMKALYEARKNNRMDELDKVRKEYGLDLGDSAEVESGKITLRDGRTGEPFDYPIAIGYMYMLRLVHIAKDKMHARSTGPYSLIHQQPLGGKAHFGGQRFGEMEVWALEAYGAAHTLTEMLTYKSDDIKGRNEVYKAILNGKNLPDPGIPESFKVLVKELQGLMLDVRLFDEDGNELDVDKL, from the coding sequence GTGAACACCCGAGTTTTGAAGGTGGGAAAAAGAGAAAGGCATTTTTTTGGTAAGGTTAAAGAAGATATGTCCCTTTTCCATGATTTGTTAGAAATTCAACTGGATTCGTTTGATTGGTTTGTAAAGTATGGAGTTAAAGAGGTATTGGATAAATACTCGCCAATAACAGTTGAATTAAAAGGGAAAAGGAAAAACAAAATATCTTTAGAGTTTATAGATGTATGGACAGAAGAACCAACATTTGAAGAAATGGAATGTAAAGAAAAGGGTTTATCCTACACAGTTCCTTTAAAATCAAGAATTAGAATAACAGATCACAGTACTGGGGAGATAATTGAACCCAGTGATTCGTTATTTTTTGGTAATATACCAAAAATAACAGATAGAAGTACTTTTATTATTAATGGTGCTGAGAGAGTTGTAGTAAATCAATTAGTTAGATCTCCAGGTGTTTATTTTGTTAGTGAAGAGCAAAAAAGTGTAAAGCAAACTAAACCATACTTTGTTGCTCATTTTTTACCTGTTAAAGGTGCATGGTTAGAAATTATTTACAATCCAAATCCTGGAAAAGATTTTTTACAAATTAGAATAGATAGAAAAAGAAAGTTTAATTATTTTTTATTTTTAAGGGCATTAGGGTTTGATAGTGATTTAGCTATTTTAGACTTATATCCGAAAAAAATTAATTTGAATTACAATATTACAGAATATTTGGAAAAAAATGTGACAATATTATCGGATATTAAAATTCCTGAATCTTCGGATTTGCATAAGGAATCAAAAACATATAGAGGATTAAGAATAACAGAAAAAATAGTTGATGAGCTATTAGAATTAGGAATTTCTGAAATAACCGTTGCTCATATAGTTGCGCAAAATACTTTAGACTTGTTTAAAAGAACATACGAATCAGAAGATTCGATTTTAACTCCAGAAGATGCATATAAAGAATTATTTAAAAAATTAAGACCTGGAGAAATTCCAAGGGTGAATATTGCAACGGATTATATAAATAATCTTTATTTTAATCCTAATACCTTTGATTTCTCAATGATTGGTAGAAAAAAGATTGTAAATAGAATGGAAGATGTATACAAAAAATACTTAAAAGAAGTAGAAGGAAGAGAAATAGAAAAAGGAGAAGATATAGAATATCCAAATAAAGATGAAAGGATATTAACAAAATTAGATTTAATATTAGCTTCTAGACATTTGCTAGAAATGAAAGAAAATCCTGAGTTACTTGATACAAGGGATCATTTGGGTAATAAAAGAGTAAGATCTGTTGGCGAATTGATGCAAATTGAATTTGAAAGATCTTTCTCGAAAATGTTACCTATTATGAGTGAAAAATTAAGTATTATTCCAAATATTCAAAAATTAAATCCTAACACATTAGTAAATTCTAGAGCTATAATGACAACAATAAATCAGTTTTTTGCAACTAGTCAATTATCCCAATTTATGGATCAAGTTAATCCGTTATCAGAGTTAACTCATAAAAGAAGATTATCAGCTATTGGACCTGGTGGTTTAAAAAGAGAGCACGCGAAATTCGAAGTTCGTGATGTTCACCATTCACATTATGGAAGAATGTGTCCAATTGAAACTCCGGAAGGAGCTAATATTGGTTTGATTACATCTTTAGCTATTTTAGCTAGAGTTGATGAATTTGGTTTCTTAGAAACTCCATATTATAAAGTAAAAGATGGAAAAGTATTGTATGATAAAGGGGTATATTGGTTAACTGCTGATCAGGAAGAAGAAAAAATAATAGCTCCTGCTTCAGTTGATGTAGATGAAAATGGTGAAATAAAATCAGAATATGTAGAAATTAGACATGGTGGAAAGGTTACATATGTTCATAAGAGAGATGTAGAGTTTATAGCTGTTACACCAAAACAAATTGTTAGTGTTTCTACGTCATTAATTCCATTCTTAGAACATGATGACGCTAACCGTGCTTTGATGGGATCAAACATGCAAAGACAAGCTGTTCCTTTGATGATAACAGAAGCACCTTTTGTAGGTACAGGAGTTGAATGGCTTGCGGCAAGAGATTCAGGATATGTTATAAAAGCGAAACATAAGGGAAGAGTTTCATATGTTGACGCAAAAACAATTATTATTAATAGAATTGATGAAAAAGGAAATGAAATTTTAGATAAATATGGAAAACCTGTTCAAGATAAATATACATTATGGAAATTTATTAGATCAAACCAAGATACAACTATTAATCAAAGACCAATAGTTGAAATGAATGAGATTGTTGAAAAAAATGCTCCAATTGCAGATGGTCCTGCTATTGATATGGGAGAATTGGCATTAGGAAAAAATATTCTTGTGGCATTCATGCCTTGGGAAGGATATAATTTTGAAGACGCTATTTTGGTTAATGAAGAATTATTAGAAAGAGACTCATTTACATCTTTACATATAGAAGTATATGAAACAAAAGCTATGGATACACAATTAGGTCCTGAAGAAATAACAGCGGACATACCAAATGTAAAAAAAGAATCATTAAGAAATCTTGATGAACATGGTATTGTAAGAGTTGGTGCCTATGTTACATCAGGAGATATTTTAGTTGGTAAAGTTACTCCTAGAGGTGAATCTGAAACTTCTCCAGAAGAAAAATTAATTAGATCTGTTTTTGGAGATAGAGGTAAAGATGTCAAAGACACATCATTAACATTACCACATGGTATTGAAGGTAGAGTAATTGATGTTAAAGTTTATACAAGAAAAGATATTCCTGATTTAGAAACAGGAGTTAATCAATATGTAAAGGTTTATATAGCATCTAAAAAGACATTGAATGTTGGAGATAAACTTGCCGGAAGACATGGTAATAAGGGTGTTGTATCAAATATTTTAAGAAAAGAAGATATGCCATTTTTACCTAACGGTAAACCTATTGAGATGATACTAAGTCCTTTGGGAGTTCCTTCACGTATGAACTTGGGGCAAGTTTTAGAAATGCATTTAGGTTGGTTAGCTAAATTAACGGGAAGACATTTTGCTACTCCTATATTTGATGGTGCTAAGGAAAAGGAAATAATGAAAGCATTATATGAAGCAAGAAAAAATAATAGAATGGATGAATTAGATAAAGTTCGTAAAGAATATGGATTAGATTTAGGAGATTCAGCTGAAGTTGAAAGCGGTAAAATAACTTTAAGAGATGGTAGAACTGGAGAACCTTTTGATTATCCAATAGCAATTGGGTATATGTATATGTTAAGATTGGTTCATATTGCTAAGGATAAAATGCATGCTCGTTCTACAGGTCCATATTCATTAATTCATCAACAACCACTTGGAGGTAAAGCACATTTCGGTGGTCAAAGATTTGGTGAAATGGAAGTATGGGCATTAGAAGCATATGGTGCGGCACATACATTAACAGAAATGTTGACATACAAATCAGATGACATTAAAGGAAGAAATGAAGTATATAAAGCTATATTAAATGGTAAAAATCTTCCTGATCCAGGTATTCCTGAAAGTTTCAAAGTTTTAGTTAAAGAATTACAAGGTTTAATGTTAGATGTTCGTTTGTTTGATGAGGACGGTAATGAATTAGATGTAGATAAATTATAA
- the rplL gene encoding 50S ribosomal protein L7/L12 yields the protein MTREELIQAIKEMTVAELAELVKALEEEFGVSAAAPVAVAAAPVAGAAAPAEEEKDSFNVVLKSFGDKKINVIKVVREITGLGLKEAKDLVEKAGTPEAVIKEGASKAEAEELKKKLEEAGAAVELK from the coding sequence ATGACAAGAGAAGAATTAATTCAAGCAATTAAAGAAATGACAGTAGCAGAATTAGCAGAGTTAGTAAAAGCTTTAGAAGAAGAATTTGGTGTATCAGCAGCAGCTCCAGTTGCAGTAGCAGCAGCTCCAGTTGCAGGTGCAGCAGCTCCAGCTGAAGAAGAAAAAGATTCATTCAATGTAGTATTAAAAAGCTTCGGAGATAAAAAAATCAATGTAATTAAAGTAGTTAGAGAAATTACAGGATTAGGTTTAAAAGAAGCTAAGGATTTAGTTGAAAAAGCAGGAACTCCAGAAGCAGTAATTAAAGAAGGCGCTTCAAAAGCTGAAGCAGAAGAATTAAAGAAAAAATTAGAAGAAGCTGGCGCAGCAGTAGAATTGAAGTAA
- the rplJ gene encoding 50S ribosomal protein L10 — protein sequence MLTRAQKAELLKELESVFKESSIIMFLDFKGMSVAHSNALRSELYKKFEDKVYFKITRNALIKTAIKNAGLNLEDYEKYLEGNTALFYTKEADPIEALKVLVEFKKKNKLEFPVIKAGILEGKIFTAEEAVELSKLPSKEQLLAMLVGGLNAPISGLVGALGGVLRKFLYALNAIREEKEKQ from the coding sequence GTGTTAACGAGAGCTCAAAAAGCTGAGTTGTTAAAGGAATTGGAAAGTGTTTTTAAAGAATCTTCAATTATTATGTTTTTAGATTTCAAAGGTATGTCAGTTGCTCATTCAAATGCTTTAAGAAGTGAGTTGTACAAGAAGTTTGAAGATAAGGTTTATTTCAAGATTACAAGAAATGCTTTAATTAAAACAGCTATTAAAAATGCTGGATTAAACTTGGAAGATTATGAAAAGTATCTTGAAGGAAATACTGCATTATTTTATACAAAAGAAGCAGATCCTATTGAAGCATTAAAAGTATTAGTGGAATTCAAGAAAAAGAATAAGTTAGAATTCCCAGTTATTAAAGCAGGTATATTAGAAGGCAAAATCTTTACAGCTGAAGAAGCAGTAGAACTTTCAAAATTACCATCAAAAGAACAATTGCTTGCTATGTTGGTTGGTGGCTTAAATGCTCCAATTTCTGGTTTAGTAGGTGCATTAGGTGGAGTGTTAAGAAAATTCTTATACGCATTAAATGCTATAAGAGAAGAAAAAGAAAAACAATAA
- the rplA gene encoding 50S ribosomal protein L1: MSKHGKRYIEARKLIDREKFYTLDEALELLPKIANAKFDESVELHFVLGIDPRKNDQQVRGNITLPHGTGKTVRVLVFAKGEKVKEALDAGADYAGSDELIQKIQGGWTDFDIAIATPDMMREIGRLGKVLGPRGLMPSPKSGTVTNDVADAVKEFKAGKIEVRNDKTGNLHVAVGKKSFEISKLKENIVEALQQIEKLRPSGAKGKFIRKVALAPTMGPGMKLNVSEFLTEK, translated from the coding sequence ATGTCTAAACACGGTAAAAGATATATAGAAGCAAGAAAATTAATTGATAGAGAGAAATTCTATACTTTAGATGAAGCATTAGAATTGTTACCAAAAATAGCTAATGCTAAATTTGATGAAAGTGTTGAATTACATTTTGTTTTAGGAATAGATCCAAGAAAAAATGATCAACAAGTAAGAGGTAATATTACATTACCACATGGAACTGGTAAAACGGTAAGAGTTTTAGTTTTCGCTAAAGGCGAAAAAGTTAAAGAAGCTTTAGATGCTGGAGCAGATTACGCAGGTTCAGATGAATTAATTCAAAAAATTCAAGGTGGTTGGACAGATTTCGATATAGCTATAGCAACACCTGATATGATGAGAGAAATTGGAAGATTAGGTAAGGTTTTAGGTCCTAGAGGATTAATGCCTTCTCCAAAATCAGGAACAGTTACTAATGATGTAGCAGATGCTGTTAAAGAATTTAAAGCAGGTAAAATTGAGGTAAGAAATGACAAAACAGGTAACTTACATGTTGCTGTAGGTAAAAAATCTTTTGAAATCTCAAAATTAAAAGAAAATATCGTTGAAGCTTTACAACAAATTGAAAAATTAAGACCTTCAGGAGCAAAAGGTAAATTTATTAGAAAAGTAGCTTTAGCTCCAACTATGGGTCCTGGAATGAAATTAAACGTTTCTGAATTTTTAACTGAAAAGTAA
- the rplK gene encoding 50S ribosomal protein L11, which produces MAKKIARIVKLQLPAGKATPAPPVGPALGQHGVNLMEFCKKFNAATADKAGMIIPVEITVFEDRSFTFELKTPPASFLILQAAGLKKGATNPGREIVGKITLSQVKEIAEIKMPDLNARTIEAAMEIIKGTARNMGIEVVEG; this is translated from the coding sequence ATGGCAAAAAAAATCGCAAGAATTGTTAAATTGCAATTGCCAGCAGGTAAAGCGACACCAGCTCCACCAGTTGGTCCTGCATTGGGACAACATGGAGTTAATTTGATGGAATTCTGTAAAAAGTTTAATGCTGCAACAGCTGATAAAGCTGGAATGATTATCCCAGTTGAAATTACGGTTTTTGAAGACAGATCATTTACATTTGAATTAAAAACCCCCCCAGCTTCTTTCTTGATTTTACAAGCAGCTGGACTTAAAAAAGGTGCTACAAATCCTGGAAGAGAAATTGTTGGAAAGATTACATTGTCTCAAGTTAAAGAAATTGCAGAAATAAAAATGCCCGACCTTAATGCTAGAACAATTGAAGCAGCTATGGAGATTATAAAAGGTACAGCAAGAAACATGGGCATAGAAGTAGTAGAAGGTTAA